Proteins co-encoded in one Paraburkholderia terrae genomic window:
- a CDS encoding PP0621 family protein, with product MRQIFLLILLFIVGQWLVKALRRADASRTSARTGAGGDAGANARTGARANGQASGSANGKPAAQLAEPMIRCAQCGVHAPKSDSVLVAGQTFCSHDHAQRYSARPTGRDAR from the coding sequence ATGCGACAAATTTTTCTGCTGATTCTGTTGTTCATCGTTGGCCAGTGGCTGGTGAAGGCGCTGCGTCGCGCCGACGCATCGCGCACGTCGGCGCGCACGGGTGCGGGCGGCGACGCCGGCGCCAACGCGCGCACGGGCGCGCGCGCCAATGGTCAAGCGAGCGGTAGCGCAAACGGCAAGCCCGCCGCTCAACTCGCCGAGCCGATGATCCGTTGCGCCCAATGCGGCGTGCATGCGCCGAAGAGCGATTCCGTGCTCGTCGCGGGCCAGACGTTCTGCTCGCACGATCACGCGCAGCGTTACTCCGCTCGCCCGACGGGCCGCGACGCGCGATGA
- a CDS encoding cytochrome C assembly family protein, with the protein MDIVLYALTALLYGGLAVAGWRAHRQAAAAPLLESVSPLSPAAPLPAGGRGLAAASAGMSMTTRIVLLVALLAHGVLLHTTIFPHDAMVFGFAFALSAMFWLGAGIYWIESFFFPLDGLRLLVLPLACVASLLPLVFNGVHVLSYAADPLFKLHFLIANVAYGLFVIAALHAVLMLLVERRLHAMRGGGLARQSAASNDGWLSSWLDTLPPLLTLETLLFRLIGAGFVLLTLTLVSGMLFNEQLLDRALQLDHKTVFALLSWVMFGALLTARKVSGWRGRAALRWVLASFVALLLAYVGSRFVFEVLLHRPVV; encoded by the coding sequence ATGGATATTGTACTGTATGCCCTCACTGCGCTCCTGTACGGCGGTCTCGCCGTCGCGGGCTGGCGCGCGCACCGGCAAGCGGCGGCCGCGCCGCTGCTCGAGAGCGTGTCGCCGCTGTCTCCCGCTGCGCCGCTGCCCGCGGGCGGGCGAGGGCTCGCGGCCGCCTCCGCCGGCATGTCGATGACGACGCGCATCGTGCTGCTCGTCGCGCTGCTCGCGCACGGCGTGCTGCTGCACACCACGATTTTCCCGCACGACGCGATGGTGTTCGGCTTCGCGTTCGCGCTGTCCGCGATGTTCTGGCTCGGCGCGGGCATCTACTGGATCGAGAGTTTCTTTTTTCCGCTCGACGGCCTGCGTCTGCTCGTGCTGCCGCTCGCGTGCGTCGCGTCGCTGCTGCCGCTCGTGTTCAACGGCGTACACGTGCTGTCGTACGCTGCCGATCCGCTGTTCAAGCTGCACTTCCTGATCGCCAACGTCGCCTATGGTCTGTTCGTGATCGCCGCGCTGCACGCGGTGCTGATGCTGCTCGTCGAGCGACGTCTGCACGCGATGCGCGGCGGCGGGCTTGCGCGTCAGAGCGCCGCGAGCAACGACGGCTGGCTGTCGAGCTGGCTCGACACACTGCCGCCGCTGCTCACGCTCGAGACGCTGCTGTTCCGTCTGATCGGCGCGGGTTTCGTGCTGCTCACGCTGACGCTGGTATCGGGCATGCTGTTCAACGAACAACTGCTCGACCGCGCGCTGCAGCTCGATCACAAGACCGTGTTCGCGCTGCTGTCGTGGGTCATGTTCGGCGCGCTGCTGACGGCGCGCAAAGTGTCGGGGTGGCGCGGCCGCGCGGCATTGCGCTGGGTGCTCGCGTCGTTCGTCGCGTTGCTGCTCGCGTATGTCGGCAGCCGTTTTGTCTTCGAGGTGCTGTTGCACCGTCCTGTGGTCTGA
- the ffh gene encoding signal recognition particle protein, whose protein sequence is MLDNLTQRMARVVKTLRGEARLTEANTQEMLREVRLALLEADVALPVVRDFIAKVKEKALGEEVIASLSPGQALVGVVQRELTAVIGGDYEGKAAELDLAVTPPAIILMAGLQGAGKTTTVGKLAKLLREKYKKKVLTVSCDVYRPAAIAQLKTVTEQVGADFFPSQPDQKPVDIARAAVDWAKRHYHDVLLVDTAGRLGIDEAMMNEITALHKELNPAETLFVVDAMLGQDAVNTAKAFNDALPLTGVVLTKLDGDSRGGAALSVRHVTGKPIKFVGVAEKLDGLEVFYPDRMANRILGMGDILALVEEAQRGVDVQAAQKLADKVKKGGDFDLNDFRAQLSQMKKMGGLSSLMDKLPAQFQQAASNADMGQAEKQMRRMEGIINSMTAQERAKPDLIKATRKRRIAAGAGVQVQEVNRLLNQYDQMRTMMKKLKGGNLQKMMRGMKGMLPGMR, encoded by the coding sequence ATGCTCGACAACCTCACTCAACGGATGGCGCGCGTCGTCAAGACGCTGCGCGGCGAAGCCCGGCTCACCGAGGCGAATACCCAGGAGATGCTGCGCGAAGTGCGCCTCGCACTCCTCGAAGCGGACGTGGCGCTGCCCGTCGTGCGCGACTTCATCGCGAAGGTGAAGGAGAAGGCGCTCGGCGAGGAAGTGATCGCCAGCCTGTCGCCAGGTCAGGCGCTGGTCGGCGTCGTGCAGCGCGAGCTGACGGCCGTGATCGGCGGCGACTACGAAGGCAAGGCCGCCGAACTCGATCTCGCCGTCACGCCGCCCGCCATTATCCTGATGGCCGGCCTGCAGGGTGCCGGTAAAACCACCACGGTCGGCAAGCTCGCGAAGCTGCTGCGCGAGAAGTACAAGAAGAAAGTGCTGACGGTGTCGTGCGACGTGTATCGCCCCGCTGCTATCGCGCAGTTGAAGACAGTGACCGAACAGGTCGGCGCCGACTTCTTCCCGTCGCAGCCGGACCAAAAGCCCGTCGATATCGCGCGCGCCGCCGTCGACTGGGCGAAGCGCCACTATCACGACGTTCTGCTCGTCGACACGGCCGGCCGTCTCGGCATCGACGAAGCGATGATGAACGAGATCACCGCGCTGCATAAGGAACTGAATCCGGCCGAAACGCTGTTCGTCGTCGACGCCATGCTCGGTCAGGATGCCGTGAACACCGCGAAGGCATTCAACGACGCGCTGCCGCTCACGGGCGTCGTGCTGACCAAGCTCGACGGCGATTCGCGCGGCGGCGCGGCGCTGTCCGTGCGTCACGTGACGGGCAAGCCGATCAAGTTCGTCGGCGTCGCGGAAAAGCTCGACGGCCTCGAAGTCTTCTACCCGGACCGCATGGCGAACCGGATTCTCGGCATGGGCGACATTCTCGCGCTCGTCGAGGAAGCCCAGCGCGGCGTCGACGTTCAGGCCGCGCAGAAGCTCGCCGACAAGGTCAAGAAAGGCGGCGATTTCGATCTGAACGATTTCCGCGCGCAGCTTTCGCAGATGAAGAAAATGGGCGGTCTGTCGTCGCTGATGGACAAGCTGCCCGCACAGTTCCAGCAGGCCGCGTCGAATGCCGACATGGGCCAGGCTGAAAAGCAGATGCGCCGCATGGAAGGCATCATCAACTCGATGACCGCGCAGGAGCGCGCCAAGCCCGATCTGATCAAGGCGACGCGCAAGCGCCGCATCGCTGCGGGCGCGGGCGTGCAGGTGCAGGAAGTCAACCGCTTGCTGAATCAGTACGACCAGATGCGCACCATGATGAAAAAGCTAAAAGGCGGCAATCTGCAGAAGATGATGCGCGGCATGAAGGGTATGTTGCCGGGCATGCGCTGA
- a CDS encoding hypoxanthine-guanine phosphoribosyltransferase, which translates to MNREEALHIFSHSEEIVSASDVNASISHMADAIRAEMAEDFPLVLSVMGGAAVFTGMLLPHLDFPLEFDYIHLTRYRNAIKGSAEMQWRVAPSGSVKDRVVLVLDDILDEGETMAAIRDRIMDMGAKRFMSAVLCEKILRKAKPLHPDFCGFEVPDRYVFGCGMDAKGYWRNLPTIRALTEGA; encoded by the coding sequence ATGAATCGCGAAGAAGCTCTCCACATTTTCAGTCACTCCGAAGAAATCGTTTCGGCCAGCGACGTCAACGCCTCCATCAGCCACATGGCCGACGCGATCCGCGCCGAAATGGCCGAAGACTTTCCGCTCGTGCTGTCGGTGATGGGCGGCGCGGCGGTGTTTACAGGCATGCTGCTGCCGCACCTCGATTTCCCGCTCGAATTCGATTACATCCACCTCACCCGCTATCGCAACGCGATCAAGGGCAGCGCCGAGATGCAATGGCGCGTCGCACCTTCGGGTTCGGTGAAGGACCGCGTCGTGCTCGTGCTCGACGACATCCTCGATGAAGGCGAGACGATGGCCGCGATCCGAGACCGCATCATGGATATGGGCGCGAAGCGCTTCATGAGCGCGGTGCTGTGCGAGAAAATTCTCCGGAAGGCGAAGCCGCTGCACCCCGATTTCTGCGGTTTCGAAGTGCCGGACCGCTACGTGTTTGGCTGCGGGATGGACGCGAAGGGCTACTGGCGCAATCTGCCGACTATCCGCGCGCTGACGGAAGGCGCCTGA
- a CDS encoding MarC family protein, which yields MEYNFLSATILLILITDPLGNIPLFINCLRGVAPHRRIRVILREVAIAFVILLVFMLVGDRFLRMMSLTDLSLRIGGGIVLFLIALRMIFPHPDGPFGADTRAAEPMIVPLAIPALAGPSALATVMLLTSQAPNKMFEWVAALTVTMIVCAIVLVLAERIQQWLGERTVMAFERLMGLVLVAISVEMMLGGIRTFVHQLEK from the coding sequence GTGGAGTACAACTTCCTGTCCGCGACCATCCTGCTGATTCTCATCACTGATCCACTCGGCAACATCCCGCTCTTCATCAACTGCCTGCGGGGTGTTGCGCCTCACCGGCGCATCCGCGTGATTCTGCGCGAAGTCGCCATCGCGTTCGTGATCCTGCTGGTCTTCATGCTCGTCGGCGACCGCTTTCTGCGGATGATGAGCCTGACCGATCTGTCGTTGCGGATCGGCGGCGGGATCGTGCTGTTCCTGATCGCACTGCGGATGATCTTTCCGCATCCCGACGGCCCGTTTGGCGCGGACACGCGCGCTGCCGAGCCGATGATCGTGCCGCTCGCGATTCCCGCGCTCGCCGGTCCGTCGGCGCTTGCGACGGTGATGCTGCTGACATCGCAGGCGCCGAACAAGATGTTCGAATGGGTGGCGGCGCTGACGGTGACGATGATCGTCTGCGCGATCGTGCTGGTGCTCGCGGAGCGCATCCAGCAATGGCTCGGCGAGCGCACGGTGATGGCGTTCGAGCGGCTGATGGGTCTCGTGCTCGTCGCGATTTCAGTGGAGATGATGCTTGGTGGCATCCGCACTTTCGTGCATCAGCTCGAAAAATAG
- a CDS encoding proline--tRNA ligase, translated as MKASRFFIGTLKEAPADAEIVSHKLMVRAGMIRRVAGGIYNYLPIGLRSIRKVEAIVREEMNRAGGIELLMPAVQPAELWQESGRWEKYGPELLRFKDRKQTDFVIGPTHEEVVTDIARNQIKSYRQLPVNFYQIQTKFRDEIRPRFGVMRGREFIMKDAYSFDKDMDGLKESYRKMYDAYVRIFTRLGLDFRAVAADNGSIGGSGSHEFHVIADTGEDDIAYCPTSDFASNVEAAEALPLIAERAAPKEELKKTPTPGKAKCEAVAEYLDIPLEKTIKSIILATENEGAEPTIWLLMLRGDHDLNEIKVNKLPGLAEFRFATEEEIVEWFGTPPGYLGPMNTKKPIKVIADRTVANMSDFVVGTNEVDFHTTGVNWGRDLPEPVVADIRNVKKGDPSPDGKGVIDICRGIEVGHVFQLGTKYSEAMNATCLDENGKPQPMQMGCYGIGVTRILGAAIEQNFDDKGIIWPESIAPFEVVLCPMGYDRSDAVREQADKLHDELTAAGIDVILDDRGERPGVMFADWELIGVPHRLVIGDRGLKDGKIEYQGRRDAEATLLPVEGAAQAVIDKINAALAR; from the coding sequence ATGAAAGCCTCCCGATTCTTTATTGGCACCCTGAAGGAAGCGCCCGCCGACGCGGAAATCGTCAGTCACAAGCTCATGGTGCGTGCCGGCATGATCCGGCGCGTCGCTGGCGGCATCTACAACTATCTGCCAATTGGCCTGCGTTCGATCCGCAAGGTGGAAGCGATCGTGCGCGAGGAAATGAACCGGGCAGGCGGGATCGAACTGCTGATGCCGGCTGTGCAGCCGGCGGAGCTGTGGCAGGAATCGGGCCGCTGGGAAAAATATGGTCCCGAACTGCTGCGCTTCAAGGACCGCAAGCAGACTGACTTCGTGATCGGACCGACGCACGAAGAAGTCGTGACGGACATCGCGCGCAACCAGATCAAGAGCTACCGTCAGTTGCCCGTGAACTTCTATCAGATCCAGACGAAGTTCCGCGACGAAATCCGTCCGCGTTTCGGCGTGATGCGTGGCCGCGAATTCATCATGAAGGACGCGTATTCGTTCGATAAGGACATGGACGGCCTGAAAGAGTCGTATCGCAAGATGTACGACGCGTATGTGCGCATTTTCACGCGCCTCGGCCTCGACTTCCGCGCGGTCGCGGCGGACAACGGCTCGATCGGCGGCAGCGGCTCGCACGAATTCCACGTGATCGCCGATACGGGCGAAGACGACATCGCTTACTGCCCGACGTCGGACTTCGCGTCCAACGTCGAAGCGGCCGAAGCGTTGCCGCTGATTGCGGAACGCGCCGCACCGAAGGAAGAACTCAAGAAGACGCCGACGCCGGGCAAGGCCAAGTGCGAAGCCGTCGCCGAATATCTGGACATTCCGCTCGAAAAGACGATCAAGTCGATCATCCTCGCCACCGAAAACGAAGGCGCCGAGCCGACCATCTGGCTGCTGATGCTGCGCGGCGACCACGATCTGAACGAGATCAAGGTCAACAAGCTGCCGGGTCTCGCCGAGTTCCGCTTCGCGACGGAAGAAGAAATTGTCGAGTGGTTCGGCACGCCGCCGGGCTACCTCGGGCCGATGAACACGAAGAAGCCGATCAAGGTGATCGCGGACCGCACGGTCGCGAACATGAGCGACTTCGTGGTCGGCACGAATGAAGTCGATTTCCACACGACGGGCGTCAACTGGGGCCGTGATCTGCCCGAGCCGGTCGTCGCGGACATCCGCAACGTGAAGAAGGGCGATCCGTCGCCGGACGGCAAGGGCGTGATCGACATCTGCCGCGGCATCGAAGTCGGCCACGTGTTCCAGCTTGGCACGAAGTATTCGGAAGCGATGAACGCGACGTGCCTCGACGAAAACGGCAAGCCGCAGCCGATGCAAATGGGCTGCTACGGCATCGGTGTCACACGCATTCTCGGCGCTGCGATCGAGCAGAATTTCGACGACAAGGGCATCATCTGGCCGGAATCGATCGCGCCGTTCGAAGTCGTGCTGTGCCCGATGGGTTACGACCGCAGCGACGCCGTGCGCGAGCAGGCGGACAAGCTGCACGACGAACTGACGGCAGCGGGCATCGACGTGATTCTCGACGATCGCGGCGAGCGTCCGGGCGTGATGTTCGCGGACTGGGAACTGATCGGTGTGCCGCATCGTCTCGTGATCGGCGATCGTGGTCTCAAGGACGGCAAGATCGAGTACCAGGGCCGCCGCGACGCGGAAGCCACGCTGTTGCCCGTCGAAGGCGCGGCGCAGGCCGTGATCGACAAGATCAACGCAGCGCTCGCGCGCTGA
- a CDS encoding RNA pyrophosphohydrolase — MLDREGFRPNVGIILLNAHNEVFWGKRLREHSWQFPQGGIKYGETPVQAMFRELHEETGLLPEHVKVIGRTRDWLRYEVPDKFIKREVRGHYRGQKQIWFLLRMVGRDCDICLRASDHPEFDAWRWNEYWVPLDCVIEFKRDVYQLALTELSRFLRRPAPRTERPGGHHHGQRYPRMASSVNAPPGASMESAASVTTVTTSFVVETTLRATIGSDCSSTEDPAAVQAPGLRD, encoded by the coding sequence ATGCTGGATCGTGAAGGCTTTCGCCCGAACGTCGGCATCATCCTCTTGAACGCGCACAACGAGGTGTTTTGGGGCAAGCGTCTGCGTGAACATTCCTGGCAGTTTCCGCAAGGGGGCATCAAGTATGGTGAGACCCCCGTGCAGGCGATGTTCAGGGAATTGCACGAAGAAACCGGCCTGCTTCCGGAGCACGTCAAGGTTATCGGTCGCACGCGTGACTGGTTGCGTTATGAGGTGCCTGACAAGTTCATCAAGCGTGAGGTCCGCGGCCATTACCGCGGCCAGAAGCAGATCTGGTTCTTGCTCCGGATGGTTGGACGCGATTGCGACATTTGTTTGCGCGCGTCCGATCACCCTGAGTTCGATGCCTGGCGCTGGAACGAGTACTGGGTGCCGCTCGACTGTGTGATCGAGTTCAAGCGGGATGTGTATCAGCTGGCGTTAACGGAATTGTCCCGTTTCCTGCGGCGTCCTGCGCCGCGCACGGAACGGCCCGGTGGACATCATCACGGGCAGCGCTATCCACGGATGGCGTCGTCGGTGAATGCGCCGCCTGGGGCGTCGATGGAGTCCGCAGCGTCCGTGACGACCGTCACGACGTCATTTGTAGTCGAGACTACGCTGCGTGCGACAATCGGGTCTGACTGTTCGTCGACGGAAGATCCCGCGGCCGTTCAGGCACCGGGGCTACGCGACTGA
- a CDS encoding CNP1-like family protein: MKVFAFAVACVAAGVLLAGCSSTKSSTPTDASKSEGPKSDFQYLFDRPSTWTEKKVDTLPAMPQPGDLLPFTVSQNTPLQFALDAKSLTVDSDGVIRYTVVVTSPSGARNVNYEGIRCEDYSWKLYAGLNADHDGWDRTVENDWSRIENGDLNAYHAALYQDYFCTSKLPVGKADAILNNIRYKRVNSTLIRGG, encoded by the coding sequence TTGAAAGTATTTGCTTTCGCCGTGGCGTGTGTCGCCGCGGGCGTTCTGCTGGCTGGCTGTTCGAGCACCAAGAGTTCCACGCCGACTGACGCTTCCAAGTCCGAGGGACCCAAGAGCGACTTTCAGTATCTGTTCGACCGGCCGTCGACGTGGACCGAAAAGAAAGTCGATACGCTCCCGGCCATGCCGCAGCCCGGCGATCTGCTGCCGTTCACCGTCTCGCAGAACACACCGCTGCAGTTCGCGCTCGATGCAAAATCGCTGACGGTCGACAGCGACGGCGTGATTCGCTACACGGTGGTGGTCACGAGCCCGAGCGGCGCGCGCAACGTGAACTACGAAGGGATTCGCTGCGAGGACTACTCGTGGAAGCTGTACGCAGGACTCAACGCCGATCACGACGGTTGGGACCGGACGGTCGAAAACGACTGGTCGCGCATCGAAAACGGCGATCTGAACGCGTATCACGCGGCGCTCTATCAGGATTACTTCTGCACGAGCAAGCTGCCCGTCGGCAAGGCGGATGCGATTCTGAACAATATCAGGTACAAGCGCGTGAACAGCACGTTGATTCGCGGAGGCTGA